Genomic window (Candidatus Aminicenantes bacterium):
TCTTCGATGCGTCCTGCCAACAGAACTTGGCGGTCTATCTCATGAAGCCCGAAGTGCGCCGGCTGGGCAAGGCGGCGCTGGTCGCCACACCGGCAGCGCTGCGCACCATCCTGCAGCTGGCGGCCGAAAACCAGGTCAGCGACCACGACCTTTTGGCCCTGGCCGTGAATGGGCAGGGAGAGGTGGCTCTGTTGGCGACGCTGGCGGCCATCGAAGCCCATGTGGCCGCCCTGGACAACGATCTAAAGCCCGGCGAAATAGCCGAGCTGCAGAAATATGCGGCGCTGGACCTGGAGCAGCGCCGGCAATTCTGGGAGGAGCAGTTCTCGCGCTGCCTCAAGTGCTACGCCTGCCGGGGCGCCTGCCCGCTGTGCTATTGCAGCCGCTGCACGGTCGAGTGCAACCAGCCGCAATGGATCCCGGTGCCGGCGCACGACCTGGGCAACCTGGAGTGGAACGTCATGCGCGCCATGCACCTGGCCGGCCGCTGCGTCAATTGCGGTGACTGCAGCCGCGCCTGCCCGGTGGGCATCCCGCTGCACCTGCTGAACCAGAAGCTGATCAGCGAAGTCCTGGACAATTTCGATTCCCGCAGCGGCATGGCCGCCAAGGCCGACAACGCCATGTCGACTTTCAAGCCCGACGATCCCGAAGATTTCATCAGGTGACAGCCATGGAAAGCGATAAAAAGCTGATCGGCCGCTCCGAACTGGAGAAACTGTTTTCCCAATGGCAGAGCCAGGGCACGCGCATCCTGGCCCCGAAAAAAAACAACGACACGATTGATTTCGCCTTGGTGACCACCCTCGCCGAAGTCAGCCTCGACCAGGTGCAGACCGTGCAGTCGGCCAAAACGTCCGTTTTCCCGAGGGTCGAGGAGCTGTTTTCGTTCACGAGCCGGGACGGTCGGGTCGTAATCCGCGAACGCGACCGCAACGCCCTGCCCGCTACCGTGCTGTTCGGGGTGCGTCCCTGCGATGCTGCCGCCTTCGCCGCGTTGAAAGCCATCTTCACCTGGGATTCCCCCGATGACCTGTTCTCGGCGCGGATGGAAAAAATGACCGTGATCGCCGTCTCCTGCGCACGCGCCGATGCGTACTGTTTTTGCACCTCCGTGGGCGGCGGTCCCGGGGCCACGGCCGGCAGCGACATGCTGCTGACCGAGACGGGTCCCGGCGAGTACCTGGCCGAGATCGTTTCAGAAAAAGGGCTCATGGCTGTTGGTGAAACCTCGGGGCTGAGGCCGTGCCCCGCCAACGTGAACAAGGAAGCCCATCTGGCCAAGTTGGAACCGGCTTTCGCCCGGGAAAAAGTCGCTCCCGCCCTGGCGCGACTTTTCGACGACGCCGCTTTCTGGGCCGAGCAGTCGCTGCGCTGCCTGGGCTGCGGCGCCTGCGCCTACGTCTGCCCGACCTGCGCTTGCTTCGACATCCAGGACGAGGGCGGCGGCTCGGGCCAGCGGCTGCGCTGCTGGGACTCCTGCGGCTTCGGCCTCTTCACCTTGCACACCTCCGGCCACAATCCGCGGCCCGTCCAGAGCCAACGCTGGCGCCAGCGCCTGATGCACAAGTTTGCCTACATGCCGGAGCGCCAGCAGGTCCTGGGCTGCGTGGGCTGCGGCCGCT
Coding sequences:
- a CDS encoding 4Fe-4S dicluster domain-containing protein; protein product: METLANIARELLAAGTVQTVIGYGHGSGEAALTRTHTQTQARAVFIRDVAKAGSLIFDASCQQNLAVYLMKPEVRRLGKAALVATPAALRTILQLAAENQVSDHDLLALAVNGQGEVALLATLAAIEAHVAALDNDLKPGEIAELQKYAALDLEQRRQFWEEQFSRCLKCYACRGACPLCYCSRCTVECNQPQWIPVPAHDLGNLEWNVMRAMHLAGRCVNCGDCSRACPVGIPLHLLNQKLISEVLDNFDSRSGMAAKADNAMSTFKPDDPEDFIR
- a CDS encoding 4Fe-4S dicluster domain-containing protein; translation: MESDKKLIGRSELEKLFSQWQSQGTRILAPKKNNDTIDFALVTTLAEVSLDQVQTVQSAKTSVFPRVEELFSFTSRDGRVVIRERDRNALPATVLFGVRPCDAAAFAALKAIFTWDSPDDLFSARMEKMTVIAVSCARADAYCFCTSVGGGPGATAGSDMLLTETGPGEYLAEIVSEKGLMAVGETSGLRPCPANVNKEAHLAKLEPAFAREKVAPALARLFDDAAFWAEQSLRCLGCGACAYVCPTCACFDIQDEGGGSGQRLRCWDSCGFGLFTLHTSGHNPRPVQSQRWRQRLMHKFAYMPERQQVLGCVGCGRCSRACPVDMNILEHVRSITEAKP